The sequence TACGACTCGTATTCCATTGTTCGCGAGGGCCAGTTCAGCGATAAAATCTTTGGCGAATACCTGCAGCTGAATCTTTATGCGGCACCTCGTTTTACCAGTGTGCACACCAAAGAAGAGGCTTTGTTGATATTGCAGCATCGCGATTTCGACCTGATTATTGTAATGGCAGGTATGGACAAACACACGCCGGTTGAAACCGCTCGTGCCATCCGAAAGGTGCGTCCAAAAGTACCTTTGTTGCTGTTAGTAAATAACAATGCCGACTTGCGTTTCTTTCAAACCGAGCGCAGGAAACTCGATTTTCTCGACCGCATTTTTGTGTGGAACGGCAACTCCAATGTTTTTATGGCCATGATAAAATACATCGAGGACAAAAGCAATGTGGCGCGCGATACACAAAATGGTAGTGTGCGTATTATCCTGCTGGTGGAAGACAGTATTCAGTATTATTCGCGGTATTTGCCAATGTTGTTCACCACGGTAATGACACAAACACAGGTGCTGGTAAACGAAGATGCCAAAGACGAATTGCACAAAATTTTACGAATGCGGGCACGGCCAAAAGTTATCCTGGTTGATAATTACGAGGAAGCCGTAAAATTTATAAATAGTTACCGGCGTTACATGCTTTGTGTAATTTCCGACGTAAAATTTGAGAAAAATGGAGTGGAAGACGAAGATGCAGGTATTGAGTTGCTGAAGTTTACACAAACCACCCGAAAATTTCCGATTCCGCTCTTGTTACAATCGCACGACATTTCAAATGCTCAGCGGGCAAAAGAGGTGGGAGCCGATTTTATCAATAAGAATTCCGAGAGTTTGTCGATGGATATTTTTAATTTCCTGTATCGCCGCCTTGGATTTGGGAATTTTGTATTTAAAGGATTGGATGGTCTGCCTATTACACAGGCCCGCAACCTGGTTGAGTTTCAGGAAAAGTTTAGGGAAATACCCGAAGGATCGCTGGAATACCATGGTCACCGGAATTCGTTTTCAACCTGGTTAATGGCGCGTGGCGAGATCAATCTGGCAGAATTGCTGATGCCTATTCAGCTATCCGATTTTGATACGCCGGAAGAGTTGCGTCAGTTTTGTCTCGATAGTTTTAAAAGAGTGCGATTTGAACGTTTACGCGGAACCATTGTAAATTTCGACCCGGAGTTTGTTTCTTCCAACCGGTTTATTGTGCGTATTGCCAAAGGATCGCTCGGAGGAAAGGGGAGAGGAATTGCTTTTATCTGCAATTTTATCGAGAACATTGACTTCTCAAAACTCATTCCCGAAATGAACATCCGCATTCCGTCAACATCTGTAATTGGTGCGCTGGAGTTCGATAAATTTGTGGAAACGAACAACCTGTACGACGATATTTATTCGCTGAATGATTATGAAGTTATTCGGAAACATTTCCTTGAGTCGGAGTTTGATGATAAGATCAGAAGCCGATTGATCGAGTACCTGAAACGTATTAACAGGCCGCTTGCTGTCCGCTCTTCGGGGTTGTTCGAAGATTCCTTGCTTCAACCCTTCTCCGGCGTGTATGCAACCTATCTCATTCCAAATAATCACCCCGATTTAATGGTGCGTTACCAGCAATTGGAGACCGCAATTAAACTGGTGTACTCCAGTATTTTTACCGAATCGGCACAGGCTTATTTCGATGCGGTGAACTACAAAATTGAGGAAGAAAAAATGGCCGTGGTTATTCAGGAAGTGATTGGCCACGAGTACAACGACAAATATTATCCTACACTTTCGGGGGTAGCGCAATCGTACAATTATTATCCTATTGCCTACATGGAGCCCGACGATGGTTTTTCGGTAGCTGCCGTAGGACTTGGAATGTATGTAGTTGGCGGCGAAAATGCCTTTCGCTTTTGCCCCAAATACCCAACTATAAATGCAGCGGCCTTAAAAGACCTGTTGCGCGACACGCAGAAAAAGTTTTATGCCATCGATTTATCGAAACCCGATTTTGATTTGATACGCGATGGTGAAGATGCAGCCATTAAAAAATACCGCATAAAAGAAGCGGAAAAAGATGGAACGCTGGAACATTCGGCATCAACCTATTATATCGAGAACGACGATTTAATACCCGGAATACAGGGACCGGGGCCAAAAGTGATTGATTTTGCCAATATCTTAAAATACAATCATCTGCCGCTGGCCGACACATTGCAACTGCTGTTGAAATTGTTTAAAGAAGCTATGGGGTCGCCGGTTGAGATTGAATACTCCATTGATTTGGAACCAGCTGAAAACGGCAAACCTACCCTTTATCTTCTGCAGATAAAACCACTGATTCGTACCGAAGAGCAAGTGGAAGTAGATATTGAAATGGTGGATGAGGATAAAGTATTTATGTATGCCGAACACGGTATGGGCAACGGCAAAATAGAGGATATCCGCGATGTGGTTTATGTCGATCCTGATAAATTCGATAAACTGAAGACCAAACAAATGGCGCAGGAAATCAGCCAACTGAATGACTGGTTTGATGAGCAGGGCCGCGAGTACATTCTTATTGGCCCGGGGCGCTGGGGATCGCGCGATCCGTTTACCGGAATTCCGGTGTTATGGGCGCACATTTCAAAAGCTAAGATTATTGTAGAAATGGGTTTGCCCGATTTTCCGCTCGATGCCTCGTTAGGATCGCACTTTTTCCACAACGTAACATCAATGAACGTGGGCTATTTTTCGGTGCCGCATAACTCACGGAAAACACGTTTGAAAATGGAGGCCCTGCAACAGCAGGAAGTATTGCGCGAAACCGAATTTATTAAACATGTGCAGTTTAATAAACCACTTACTGTTTTAATGAATGGAAGAGACCGGCGGGCGTTGATACATTGTTAATGCGTGTGTTTGCAGCGTTGGTAATTTCGAAGCACATAACTGTTAAACAGCTACAAAATTGAGTAACTGAAACACTCTTGCTATTCATAAAATTTGGCCAATCATTTACATACGATGTAATGGCCATTTGATTTGTATTCTGTTGTTTAAGCAGATGACGATTTTGTAATTGTCACCCAAAATATTTGTGTAATAAGTTCTCTAATTTTGTTTTGTCAATTGGTTTTGAAATGTAATCGTTACAACCTGCGGCAATCGATTTTTCCCTGTCGCTATCAAGCGCAAAAGCTGTTTGTGCAATTATGATTACATCGTTGTTAAATTCTCTTATCTGTTGCGTTGCTTCGTATCCATTCATTCCTGGCATTTGGATATCCATTAGTATTAAATCAATGTCAGGATTGCTTCGGCAAAGCTCAACAGTTTTATTGCCTGTTTCCACTTCAAGAATTTCTCTGCAAAAATCATGTACAAGGAGTGAAAGATATTGTCTGGACATTTGATCGTCTTCGGCAATAATTATTTTTAATCCTTTTGTTTTTGCATTTTTGTTCCCCGATGCAACAGTATTTATGTGAGTTGGTTTTTCTTGAGTTTTATTTGTTACAGGTAAAGTAAAATAAAATGTAGAGCCTTTTCCTTCTTCACTTTTCACCCAAATTTTTCCCCCCAGCATTTCAACATACGATTTGGCAATTGCCAACCCCAACCCAGAGCCTTCAAATACTTTTTTATCCTCAATATCGGCCTGTTCAAACCGGTTGAATATAGCTACTTGCCTGTGTTTTGGAACTCCAATGCCGGTATCACTTATGTAAAATTCAATATCTGTTTTTTTCAATTGGCAACCGATTGAAATCGTTCCTTCCGGTGTGTATTTAATGGCATTTTTAATCAGGTTTGTAAGAATGGAATCCAGTTTATTCTGGTCGGTGAATAAGTTTTTCCTTTCTACCGGAAGTAATTTTTCCAAAATAATTTTCAGTCCTTTGCTATTTGCTTCCGGGGTAAAAAATTGAACTAAATCTTCAACCCGATTATTAAAATCAATATTTTCATACCTGTGCTCAACCAGTCGGGCTTCAATTCTTGAAATTTCAATAATATCATTAACGGTATTCAGCATACGCTGCCCACTTTTATGAACTATGTTAATATAGCTTTCCTTCTCCTCACTATTTAAATCCGGGTCGAGCAGAAGGTTGGTAAATCCAAGAATCCCGTTCATGGGAGTACGAATTTCATGGCTCATATTGGTCAGGAACGCAGATTTTAAGCGGTCACTTTCTTCTGCTTTTTCTTTGGCTTGTATTAATTCCAGTTCAGCAAGCTTTCTTTCAGTAATATCCTGGTTTACACCATATGTTTTTATGATTTTGCCATTTTCATCTTTTACAATAAAAAACCATACACCTATATAACCGTAATTACCATTTTTATAGGCAATCCGGTGTTCAACATAATGCGAACGACTCGAATCTAGTGTTTCAACAGACTTTATTATTACTTCAGTAACCTTTAAAACATCTTCGGGATGAACAAAATGTTTTGCATAATTTTCCAGGCTCATTTGATATCCACCCATTTCACCGGCAGTGGTTTGGAAAATTTTGTAAAAACTATCGGTAAAAGTAAATGTTTCCGTTTCAATGTTAAGTTCCCAATTCCCTAATTTTGCAATTTCGTTTGCCTCTAAAAGTTTTCTTTCATTCTCCTCGGCTTTTTCTTTTGCTGCAATAAGGTCATTTTCAATTCTTTTGCGTTCGGTTATATCGGTTGTGAGGCATTGTAGGTACAATTCATCTTTATAATAGAATTTTTTTAATGAAACTTCATTGTGAAACAATTCTTTATTTTTTCGCATCGCAACCCATTCGAAAGTATGAAATCCTTTTTCCATGGCAATTTGGTTATGCCTGATTGCTTCATCAAAAGATCTTGTTTTGTTTGGCTGAAACTCGGGTGAAAAATATGTTGGCGGTCTCCCGATAATTTCATTTTTGTTTTCAATGCCGTATATTTCGAGTGCCGCTTTGTTACATTCAATACAAACACCATCTTTTATTATTAAATAAGCTATGGATAGCGATTCATAGAGGTTTTTGAATTTTTCTTCGTTTTCTTCCACCTTTTCTTTGGCTTTTCGTAATTCGAGTTCGGCATTTTTGCGTTCTGTAATATTTCTTCCAATGCCTAATACGCCAACTAATTCACCGTTCCTGTAAAAAGGAGTTTTAATGGTTTCAACATATGCTGAATATTTGTTGTTTTCAAATATTTTATGTTCTTCATTGAGCATTGATTTTCCGGCTGCAACAGCCTCCATATCTTTTTTACGGAAAAAATCAGCTAAATCAGCCTCCATTAAATCATAATCGGTTTTACCAATTATTTTATGTTCGGGTAAATCGATAAATTCTTCAAAGCGTTTATTGCACGTTAGGTAAACTCCGTTTACATCTTTAAGCCAAACCAAATCGGGCAAGGTATTTATCAGAGTGCTGAGAAATAATTCATTTTCAGCCGAAAGCTCTTTTGCAGCAATAAGTTCAGCTTCATTTTTTTTACGTTCAGAGATGTCGGCAACCAGGCATTGTATATACATCTCGTTTTTGCGATAGAAAGTTTTCAACGAAACTTCGGAATAAAACTCCTCATTGTTTTTTCGCTTCGTAATCCATTCAAAAGTATGTACCCCCTTTTCAATGGCTGTTTGAATGTGCCGTTTCGCCTCTTCCGAAGATCTTTTATGATTCGGCTGAAATTCGGGAGAAAAATCGGGAGGTATTTTTCCAATTATTTCGTCTTTGCTGTCGATTCCGTATATGGGTAAGGTGGCTTCATTGCATTCGATGCAAACGCCATCTTTTAGTATTAAAAAGGAAATGGAAAGCGATTCATAAAGGTTTCTGAATTTTTCTTCGCTCTCTTCAACCTTTTCCAATGCCTTCAATAATTCGGTTTCTGCATTTTTTCGATCTGTAATGTCGTAAATATCGGCAAGAAGACAATTCTGGTTTTGAAGTTGAATCAATTGCCCGGATATCAGGCCAACAAAAGTTTCACCACCTTTTTTTCTGAACAATGACTCAAACCCTAGAACTTTTTTGTCACGCCCCAGGGTTTTAAAAAACTTTTCCCTATCTGCTTTGACCATCCATGTACTAAGACTTAGTGTAGTGTTTCCGATTATTTCGGCCTTTGAAAAACCAGTAACCATTTCAAAAGCATCGTTTACTTCCAGTATTTCGCCTGTATCAACATTGGTAATCATACTGATATCAGGACTGCTATGAAAGGCCCCTAAAAATTTCTTTTCTTTTTCTTCGGCTTTTTCCCTGGCTACTTTTAAATCGTCGATTATTTTTTTCCGCTCAGTGATGTCTTCTTTTACGGCTACATAATTTATAATTTCATGTTTATTGTTAATTACGGGCGAAACAGAAGCAGATTCCCAATAGAGTTCACCGTTTTTCTTTTTGTTATGAAACTCGCCTATCCATTCCCCCCCCTTTGTTATCGTTTCCCATAATTGTATATACTCACTCTTTGGTTTTTCCCCTGAGTTAAGTATCCTTGGATTTTCTCCAATCAGTTCTTCTTTGGAATAACCCGTAGTTGCGATAGCTTTTGGATTTGCATAAGTTATGTTCCCTTTCAAATCGGTAACAATAACAGAAACAGGGCTTTGTTCAAATGCCTCGTTAAAATCAACAATAATACCTTCGGGCAACTTCGACAGAGTGGACGGGAAAGCTGATTTATCAGACAGCAAAAAATATTTTTGTGTCGATACCATTCTTTCTATTACTGCCTTTAACTCCTCATTTTGACGACGCAGTTCAGCGAATTCGTGTAATTGGGAGTCCTCATAAGGCTTACTCATGTCCGTAAATTTTTCTAAAAATAACAAATTTTCCAATTGCTTTTTTTAACATTGGATATAGAAAGTGTATAACATTACCATTTAAATGATATGAGTTACCAATCCTCGTTTTGTTCCCTCCCGATATAATATACAGGATAGGCTCTTCACCACTTAGCCGGCCAGTGAGTTAGGAAACACTGAGCATTAGGCGAAGCAATCTTGTCGATATCAATCTACCCCTCGTTTGTAACAAGGGGTTTAATCTTGTCGTTTTTAACGACCACATTAATCGTATTATAAATGCGAAAAGACTTAGCCATTCGTTATAAACGATGGGCAGCATAAAAAAAGGCTTTGGCATTTCAAAAAACACCATAGCCTTTTCAGCTCAATTAAAAAACCGGATTCTTAAAATTGAAACACCGGTCTTCCGTCGGCATCGAACTGTACTTCCATCACCCGAGCATGACGGTTAGGATCGTATAACGGATCCGCAACAATCTCTTCCAGCGGTCGGGTATCGCTTGCAGGAACAATTGCCGGATCACCAACAGCTTTTTCGTAATCGCGCGCATGATAGATACAAAGTGGCGTAACGTCGTCTTCGGCCACGGTAAAACAGTTGTGTCCCGGTCCGTAAATTTTCTTTTCGTAATCGGTTTCCAATACCGGGTATCTCGATTTTTTCCAGGAATTGCGGTCCAGCAGATCGGCATTTTCGTCGGCTTCCATTATTCCCATGCAATAACAAGCACCTGTTGCACTTGCCGAAAAGGTGATATAGATTCTGCCTTTATTCTTTATTACGGCCGGTCCTTCGTTCACCCAAAAACCGATTCTTTCCCAGTCGTAATCGGGTGTGGTAAGCATAAACTGCACAGTTTTCAGCTTAACTGGCGATTCCATTTCAGCCAGGTACAAGTTGGATGCGGCAAACTGCCCGCCGGTTTTTTCGGCCCAGCAGAAATAGCGTTTTCCCTTATTCTCGAATACCGTACCATCCAGCGAAAAGTCGATAAATGTTTTCTCATCGCCGTCGGCAGGCTGCATTTGTCCCAACTCAACCCACTCGTCGTTTAACGGATCCTGACCTTGACATTCCAACACATACGGACGCAGGGCCCAAATGTCTTCTTCTTCGCTGGCGGCAAAGTAAACATACCATTTGCCATCGAGGTAATGAATTTCGGGCGCCCAAATATGGCGACTCATCGGACCGCTTTCGTGCTTAAACCATACATCGAAAGTTTGGGCATTTTTTAAGTCGGCAATCGTTTTACTTTTTCGTAATTCGATGCGATCGTAGGTTGGTACCGAGCCGGTAAAGTAGTAGTATCCATCGGTATGTTTGTACACAAACGGATCGGCGCGTTGCTCAACCAATGGTGC comes from uncultured Draconibacterium sp. and encodes:
- a CDS encoding family 43 glycosylhydrolase, with the translated sequence MDTTAKNAPLVEQRADPFVYKHTDGYYYFTGSVPTYDRIELRKSKTIADLKNAQTFDVWFKHESGPMSRHIWAPEIHYLDGKWYVYFAASEEEDIWALRPYVLECQGQDPLNDEWVELGQMQPADGDEKTFIDFSLDGTVFENKGKRYFCWAEKTGGQFAASNLYLAEMESPVKLKTVQFMLTTPDYDWERIGFWVNEGPAVIKNKGRIYITFSASATGACYCMGIMEADENADLLDRNSWKKSRYPVLETDYEKKIYGPGHNCFTVAEDDVTPLCIYHARDYEKAVGDPAIVPASDTRPLEEIVADPLYDPNRHARVMEVQFDADGRPVFQF
- a CDS encoding PEP/pyruvate-binding domain-containing protein, with translation MDIDNISLSTIYKKRKNDRDIFQELMPTKVKEVLLVATLYDSYSIVREGQFSDKIFGEYLQLNLYAAPRFTSVHTKEEALLILQHRDFDLIIVMAGMDKHTPVETARAIRKVRPKVPLLLLVNNNADLRFFQTERRKLDFLDRIFVWNGNSNVFMAMIKYIEDKSNVARDTQNGSVRIILLVEDSIQYYSRYLPMLFTTVMTQTQVLVNEDAKDELHKILRMRARPKVILVDNYEEAVKFINSYRRYMLCVISDVKFEKNGVEDEDAGIELLKFTQTTRKFPIPLLLQSHDISNAQRAKEVGADFINKNSESLSMDIFNFLYRRLGFGNFVFKGLDGLPITQARNLVEFQEKFREIPEGSLEYHGHRNSFSTWLMARGEINLAELLMPIQLSDFDTPEELRQFCLDSFKRVRFERLRGTIVNFDPEFVSSNRFIVRIAKGSLGGKGRGIAFICNFIENIDFSKLIPEMNIRIPSTSVIGALEFDKFVETNNLYDDIYSLNDYEVIRKHFLESEFDDKIRSRLIEYLKRINRPLAVRSSGLFEDSLLQPFSGVYATYLIPNNHPDLMVRYQQLETAIKLVYSSIFTESAQAYFDAVNYKIEEEKMAVVIQEVIGHEYNDKYYPTLSGVAQSYNYYPIAYMEPDDGFSVAAVGLGMYVVGGENAFRFCPKYPTINAAALKDLLRDTQKKFYAIDLSKPDFDLIRDGEDAAIKKYRIKEAEKDGTLEHSASTYYIENDDLIPGIQGPGPKVIDFANILKYNHLPLADTLQLLLKLFKEAMGSPVEIEYSIDLEPAENGKPTLYLLQIKPLIRTEEQVEVDIEMVDEDKVFMYAEHGMGNGKIEDIRDVVYVDPDKFDKLKTKQMAQEISQLNDWFDEQGREYILIGPGRWGSRDPFTGIPVLWAHISKAKIIVEMGLPDFPLDASLGSHFFHNVTSMNVGYFSVPHNSRKTRLKMEALQQQEVLRETEFIKHVQFNKPLTVLMNGRDRRALIHC
- a CDS encoding PAS domain S-box protein translates to MSKPYEDSQLHEFAELRRQNEELKAVIERMVSTQKYFLLSDKSAFPSTLSKLPEGIIVDFNEAFEQSPVSVIVTDLKGNITYANPKAIATTGYSKEELIGENPRILNSGEKPKSEYIQLWETITKGGEWIGEFHNKKKNGELYWESASVSPVINNKHEIINYVAVKEDITERKKIIDDLKVAREKAEEKEKKFLGAFHSSPDISMITNVDTGEILEVNDAFEMVTGFSKAEIIGNTTLSLSTWMVKADREKFFKTLGRDKKVLGFESLFRKKGGETFVGLISGQLIQLQNQNCLLADIYDITDRKNAETELLKALEKVEESEEKFRNLYESLSISFLILKDGVCIECNEATLPIYGIDSKDEIIGKIPPDFSPEFQPNHKRSSEEAKRHIQTAIEKGVHTFEWITKRKNNEEFYSEVSLKTFYRKNEMYIQCLVADISERKKNEAELIAAKELSAENELFLSTLINTLPDLVWLKDVNGVYLTCNKRFEEFIDLPEHKIIGKTDYDLMEADLADFFRKKDMEAVAAGKSMLNEEHKIFENNKYSAYVETIKTPFYRNGELVGVLGIGRNITERKNAELELRKAKEKVEENEEKFKNLYESLSIAYLIIKDGVCIECNKAALEIYGIENKNEIIGRPPTYFSPEFQPNKTRSFDEAIRHNQIAMEKGFHTFEWVAMRKNKELFHNEVSLKKFYYKDELYLQCLTTDITERKRIENDLIAAKEKAEENERKLLEANEIAKLGNWELNIETETFTFTDSFYKIFQTTAGEMGGYQMSLENYAKHFVHPEDVLKVTEVIIKSVETLDSSRSHYVEHRIAYKNGNYGYIGVWFFIVKDENGKIIKTYGVNQDITERKLAELELIQAKEKAEESDRLKSAFLTNMSHEIRTPMNGILGFTNLLLDPDLNSEEKESYINIVHKSGQRMLNTVNDIIEISRIEARLVEHRYENIDFNNRVEDLVQFFTPEANSKGLKIILEKLLPVERKNLFTDQNKLDSILTNLIKNAIKYTPEGTISIGCQLKKTDIEFYISDTGIGVPKHRQVAIFNRFEQADIEDKKVFEGSGLGLAIAKSYVEMLGGKIWVKSEEGKGSTFYFTLPVTNKTQEKPTHINTVASGNKNAKTKGLKIIIAEDDQMSRQYLSLLVHDFCREILEVETGNKTVELCRSNPDIDLILMDIQMPGMNGYEATQQIREFNNDVIIIAQTAFALDSDREKSIAAGCNDYISKPIDKTKLENLLHKYFG